Proteins encoded together in one Balearica regulorum gibbericeps isolate bBalReg1 chromosome 3, bBalReg1.pri, whole genome shotgun sequence window:
- the LOC142601388 gene encoding LOW QUALITY PROTEIN: interferon-induced very large GTPase 1-like (The sequence of the model RefSeq protein was modified relative to this genomic sequence to represent the inferred CDS: substituted 1 base at 1 genomic stop codon) — protein sequence MDSQGNIVEDDEKAQLAKKLLAEACEKEGLDGGYWLPKLSEILGVKSREALKHLQYEDYLKLECKVRYAWETKALRKLLELTDSKETFEDLQKQRLEMTKQRQEEAKLALEELQKMHKSHSHNKDDIKQKEEALWQAMEIPKEYWAPPPEKSLVHVLESIQKRLEQQELSVGRGENVPDTEVLRRASGGLALQGIYRTSSLADVLAKRDQLIRVPDGFKLAGPEQGSLLERKEFSSSAAEATFTKSMEQLGFSVSVSAKAGFWGFNVEAGVDYRSSSRSESTHQSRSEKSYICTTKYQYIPLASCYFQKHQLRLSDAALRELQEIEHLLSITEEADRPNMLKSRCASFFNRFGSHVNQGPLHFGGIFWWKASTEGFRAEQREEMKRQASEALNCYIGASFRGFGVSVGVDVDVSKSSSQASFQGRDGKSAHTAVQVYVTNTGGPSETDSLPQWKLGLVSNNTTWCVIDRGFQLIPVWDIILFNHVSDFKSIYQMSSSLRAVYEALTNQSVGTMFGEELVSAVEEAKAFMECVKAWEATADERKLLTLIDFKQNLNEKTKNHSVWINICLSDKALQEFLVNTVLFCTRSPPENTTYIKSLLRCLLDPHVYSVKDFPRSSFIMQWIFHTEHMLPETPNVSELEDLTKTLLQMKEYIQEVTYAPETSASAIHEAKIKATLTTSLAVYSLLQFLQERAQKDIELLVLLITTSTGYQVESSTFQYLLGWPEINFMINEMQMGHKDYLNLKEQEVYRAQAFLLLTGLTVTPEYREVSPEQKNERLVFMEDQMKSLWSAEIKTLLEKHRAVKDWEMLESDLHAFISGRLEDTCDDLKKNSIIKDMEDTFQRMEPSSLSQPKSDGGESRANQAIANQDFVHLLTRLGLESHYPRKMGTEDFHIIYKTSVHDSQPSKDNELPFYFLQKLLTVDYRVRYLTCKDESNPGLAPVPKITPQEHEPSDSFDDFFADLEEEAPECATRESSVHPMDLQMAIFHCADDFMRQYISTKLAFCQFALPLLVPNPCTSQIEFPLWSLSQIKKSWKGAAKSGEEVRINSYKNKLIYQAETPIVSFIRIGSSPSSSKSQILNALLSKQKHDTFFHRHCKGSTKNCLLMKGVVEISWYCPRGSDDDSFDCCVAFCNLHGDARDHEEQLQFLQEISAVNVALVAESDQSDKKGMEILRDLWQSQKPLVCLFTEKENVSAGRSSQNIRIGIKNRNEAELMGELTKTIRDLLEGSNTLFSLDACLDKARKHGFLVDEDTDACVTAKEKAQAVVKLLKKEKLSEIKSQLLPLQGKLWSTWCKKDKELTRLEEKRNKSIEHHRSQIESEKSTIRRKQLEKAFPLNQLMKSVLSFLQSQPADTKKYFLQWMKVFMDDLTSDRLDELKRQYHQLWSQILAIKKSNEKSNLKPLLLRKLDALSNEINDSSIGLEHILREVGQIYEALESMNSKEICFVKLPEIAADLMVSGYPIELMDGDASYVPLXWVGAIFDRLIVKLGDKRVFVLSVLGIQSTGKSTLLNAMFGLQFNVSAGRCTRGAFMQLIKVDEKLQQDLGFDYMLVVDTEGLRAIEMANKQSLNHDNELATFVIGIGNMTLINIFGENPSEMQDVLQIAVQAFLRMKQVNLSPSCLFVHQNVGEITAKEQNMEGQRRLQEKLDEMTVTAAQQEFCDVSCFSDVIRFDVNTHIHYFAHLWEGNPPMAPPNPTYSQNVQELKSKILQAAKKESQGSVLRLSSLKVRISDLWNALLNENFIFSFKNSVEIAAYKKLETAFSQWTWKLRSHILDLQMKLDNKIRNGDLQKVTTEHLEKLVQETSDAIRREMEKYFTEDRDCEILIQWKGSTELKLKELKESLLLETRKKCENLIELKKNQCKLDERKSEYENELLKRSRELALSLKGQSLSERELRDNFISLWTTWITEVSSAAPPPEQVDIDVEIEDVLLEHFKEPNLHARIRTFPKHGAFSVDLKKHVSKKKKGWLPSWTMNFDHAEVSNIERITDNIIECVKANIDKKEREKRDYSRSFIHEILNEVRKGVNSVPSNAKYSFNKDYSIDLSLHLCRMAAERFKAMHTAFKKANDPSIYLESKREDFFKCFQISCQGATSITTFAVFLCDKIVPALREAVYERTALAIARDIKGKFPDFNGSRASLEVCILRYLAEEENFENFMQYLKRPRDFLQRYIETRVETYCLDGNRRLEKFLDDSLTHCYECIQSAVFTSTRIVKDRKDRNDKISLWLDEFCSALGEVLSLPRTELKGIEHQEITDIEFLNNAMTEALAPLKDHLREEFASANMRSFERQPHTILAEQFAGCWEQCPFCRAVCTNTIPNHDGDHQLVFHRPQGLTGIKWYKTDDLVIDICSSLVASDCFLVIGEETQYPYKKYRDAGPPYNTWKITPDPSMQVYWKWFVCHFRSELEKCYNGKFQGKGEIPASWHNIKKQEALDQLKEF from the coding sequence ATGGATTCCCAGGGGAACATAGTGGAGGATGATGAAAAGGCACAACTTGCTAAAAAACTACTGGCAGAAGCATGTGAGAAGGAAGGATTGGATGGTGGATACTGGCTCCCCAAACTGTCGGAGATACTGGGAGTCAAGTCCAGAGAAGCCCTGAAACATCTGCAATATGAAGACTACCTTAAGCTGGAGTGCAAAGTACGGTACGCCTGGGAAACAAAGGCGCTCCGAAAACTCCTGGAACTAACAGACAGCAAAGAAACTTTTGAGGACCTGCAGAAGCAGCGCTTGGAGATGACAAAGCAGAGACAAGAAGAGGCCAAGCTAGCCCTGGAAGAGCTgcaaaaaatgcacaaaagccACAGCCACAACAAGGATGATATAAAACAGAAAGAGGAGGCTCTGTGGCAAGCCATGGAGATTCCCAAAGAGTACTGGGCACCACCACCAGAGAAGTCATTGGTGCATGTGCTGGAGAGCATCCAGAAGCgcctggagcagcaggagctgtcAGTGGGCAGGGGTGAGAACGTCCCCGACACGGAGGTCCTGAGGCGGGCGTCGGGGGGGCTGGCCCTGCAGGGCATTTACAGAACCAGCAGCCTTGCAGATGTGCTGGCAAAGCGAGATCAGCTCATCAGGGTTCCCGATGGATTCAAGCTCGCTGGTCCAGAGCAAGGGTCGCTGCTTGAGAGGAAGGagttctcctcctctgcagcagaagcCACTTTCACCAAGTCCATGGAGCAGCTGGGGTTCAGCGTCAGCGTTTCTGCCAAAGCCGGGTTCTGGGGGTTTAATGTTGAAGCTGGTGTAGATTACAGAAGCTCCTCGCGGTCGGAGAGCACCCACCAGTCCCGCTCTGAGAAGAGCTACATTTGCACCACCAAGTACCAGTACATCCCTCTGGCCTCCTGCTACTTCCAAAAGCATCAGCTTCGCCTCTCGGATGCAGCCCTGCGGGAGCTGCAAGAGATCGAGCATCTTCTGAGCATCACTGAGGAAGCAGACAGGCCCAACATGCTGAAGAGCAGGTGTGCGAGCTTCTTCAACAGGTTTGGGTCCCATGTAAACCAGGGTCCCCTCCACTTTGGGGGGATATTCTGGTGGAAAGCATCTACGGAAGGATTCAGAGCTGAGCAGCGGGAAGAGATGAAGCGACAAGCGTCTGAAGCACTGAACTGCTACATTGGGGCCAGCTTCAGGGGCTTTGGTGTCAGCGTGGGAGTGGACGTGGACGTTTCAAAATCCAGCTCACAGGCTTCTTTTCagggaagagatggaaagagtGCCCACACAGCGGTTCAGGTCTACGTGACCAACACAGGGGGCCCATCAGAGACGGATTCTCTTCCTCAGTGGAAACTGGGGCTTGTAAGTAATAACACAACCTGGTGTGTTATCGACCGAGGCTTTCAGCTGATCCCAGTGTGGGATATAATCCTGTTCAATCACGTCAGTGATTTTAAGTCCATCTATCAAATGAGCAGCAGCCTCAGGGCTGTGTACGAAGCGCTGACGAATCAAAGCGTTGGCACCATGTTTGGAGAGGAACTGGTCAGTGCGGTGGAAGAGGCCAAAGCTTTCATGGAGTGCGTGAAGGCCTGGGAGGCGACGGCGGATGAAAGAAAACTGCTCACCCTGATAGATTTCAAACAGAATCTgaatgaaaaaaccaaaaaccataGCGTCTGGATCAACATATGCCTGTCGGACAAAGCACTGCAGGAGTTCCTGGTGAATACCGTTCTGTTTTGCACGAGGTCACCTCCGGAAAACACCACCTATATCAAGTCTCTGTTGAGGTGCCTCCTGGATCCTCATGTCTATTCTGTCAAGGacttccccaggtcttccttcaTTATGCAGTGGATCTTCCATACTGAGCACATGCTTCCCGAAACTCCCAATGTTTCCGAACTTGAAGATCTCACCAAGACACTGCTGCAAATGAAGGAGTACATCCAGGAAGTCACCTATGCACCAGAAACCTCTGCATCTGCCATTCATGAAGCAAAGATAAAAGCCACCTTGACTACAAGCCTAGCTGTTTACTCCTTactccagtttctccaggaaagGGCGCAGAAAGACATAGAACTGTTGGTGCTCTTAATTACAACCAGCACGGGATACCAGGTGGAAAGCAGCACTTTTCAGTACCTCCTTGGATGGCCAGAAATTAACTTCATgataaatgaaatgcaaatgggACATAAGGACTATCTGAATCTGAAGGAGCAAGAAGTTTACAGAGCCCAGGCCTTCCTGCTGCTGACGGGCCTAACTGTAACGCCCGAATATAGAGAGGTGTCCCCTGAGCAGAAGAATGAGCGTTTAGTTTTCATGGAAGATCAGATGAAAAGCTTATGGTCCGCAGAGATAAAAACTCTCCTCGAAAAGCACAGAGCAGTCAAAGACTGGGAGATGCTGGAAAGTGACTTGCATGCCTTCATCAGTGGGCGCTTGGAGGACACATGCGACgatctgaagaaaaacagtataaTCAAAGACATGGAAGACACTTTTCAGAGAATGGAGCCTTCCAGTCTGTCCCAACCCAAATCAGATGGCGGCGAATCCAGAGCAAATCAAGCCATTGCAAACCAAGATTTCGTCCACTTACTTACACGCCTTGGACTAGAAAGTCACTATCCAAGAAAAATGGGGACGGAAGATTTCCACATCATATATAAGACATCTGTACATGACAGCCAGCCCAGCAAGGACAATGAACTACCTTTTTACTTCTTGCAGAAGTTATTAACTGTGGATTATCGGGTGAGGTACCTGACTTGCAAGGACGAGAGCAACCCAGGACTCGCACCCGTGCCAAAAATCACACCGCAAGAGCATGAACCCTCAGATTCCTTTGATGACTTTTTTGCTGATTTGGAGGAAGAAGCCCCTGAATGTGCAACCAGGGAGAGTTCTGTGCACCCCATGGACCTCCAGATGGCAATTTTTCATTGCGCTGACGACTTCATGAGACAGTACATCTCAacaaagcttgctttctgccaATTTGCGCTACCTCTCCTGGTACCCAACCCGTGCACTTCACAGATAGAGTTTCCCCTCTGGTCCCTCAGCCAAATAAAAAAGAGCTGGAAAGGGGCTGCGAAGTCAGGAGAGGAGGTCAGAATTAACAGTTACAAAAACAAACTCATTTATCAGGCAGAGACACCCATCGTGTCCTTCATACGGATCGGCagttctccctcctcttccaagTCTCAGATCCTGAATGCTCTGCTGAGCAAACAAAAACACGACACTTTTTTCCACCGACATTGCAAAGGCAGCACCAAAAACTGTCTGCTGATGAAAGGTGTTGTGGAGATCTCCTGGTACTGTCCCCGGGGTAGCGACGACGACAGCTTTGACTGCTGTGTGGCTTTCTGTAACCTGCACGGAGATGCAAGGGATCATGAAGAACAGCTGCAGTTTCTACAGGAGATATCTGCTGTGAACGTGGCTCTCGTAGCCGAGTCTGATCAGAGTGACAAGAAAGGGATGGAAATTTTACGTGACCTGTGGCAGTCGCAAAAGCCTCTGGTTtgtcttttcactgaaaaagagaaCGTTTCAGCTGGCCGATCTAGCCAAAACATAAGAATAGGTATCAAGAACAGAAACGAAGCAGAACTGATGGGTGAGCTGACAAAAACAATCAGGGATCTCCTAGAAGGGTCTAACACGCTTTTCAGCCTTGACGCCTGCCTGGACAAAGCTCGCAAGCACGGATTCTTAGTCGATGAAGATACAGACGCATGTGTGACAGCCAAAGAAAAGGCACAGGCAGTGGTGAAGcttctgaagaaagagaagttgtCTGAGATCAAATCCCAGCTACTGCCTCTTCAAGGAAAGCTGTGGTCCACATGGTGCAAAAAGGACAAAGAACTCACTCGcttggaggaaaagaggaacaaGAGCATAGAGCATCATCGGAGCCAAATTGAATCAGAGAAGTCGACAATAAGAAGGAAGCAACTGGAGAAAGCGTTCCCCCTCAATCAGCTGATGAAATCAGTCCTCAGTTTTCTCCAGTCACAGCCAGCAGATACCAAGAAATACTTCCTGCAGTGGATGAAGGTCTTTATGGATGACCTGACCTCCGATCGCCTTGACGAACTGAAGAGACAGTATCACCAGTTATGGTCTCAAATCCTGgcaataaagaaaagcaatgaaaaaagcaaTCTGAAACCTCTGTTGCTGCGTAAGTTAGATGCCCTCTCCAACGAAATCAATGATTCGTCCATTGGCCTTGAGCATATTTTGAGAGAGGTAGGGCAGATTTATGAAGCTCTGGAATCAATGAACTCAAAGGAGATATGTTTTGTCAAACTACCTGAAATTGCAGCTGATCTGATGGTTTCAGGGTATCCCATTGAGCTGATGGATGGCGATGCTTCTTACGTACCGTTATGATGGGTTGGCGCAATCTTTGACAGATTAATTGTGAAGCTAGGGGACAAACGAGTATTTGTTCTCTCAGTGCTTGGCATCCAGAGCACAGGGAAGTCAACCCTGTTGAATGCCATGTTTGGTCTTCAGTTTAATGTCAGTGCGGGGAGATGCACCCGGGGAGCGTTCATGCAGCTAATTAAAGTGGACGAGAAGCTGCAACAGGACTTGGGCTTTGATTACATGCTTGTTGTTGACACAGAGGGACTTCGTGCCATAGAGATGGCCAATAAACAGTCCCTTAATCACGACAACGAGCTGGCCACCTTTGTCATTGGCATCGGCAACATGACTCTGATCAATATCTTTGGAGAAAATCCTTCAGAAATGCAAGATGTCCTTCAGATTGCTGTGCAGGCTTTTCTGAGGATGAAGCAAGTCAATCTTTCTCCAAGCTGCCTGTTTGTGCACCAAAATGTGGGCGAGATAACTGCCAAGGAACAGAACATGGAAGGACAAAGACGTCTGCAGGAAAAGCTGGATGAAATGACCGTGACAGCTGCCCAGCAGGAATTCTGTGACGTCTCCTGCTTCAGTGACGTCATCCGCTTTGACGTCAACACCCACATTCATTACTTTGCTCACCTGTGGGAAGGAAACCCCCCGATGGCACCGCCCAACCCCACCTACAGCCAGAACGTCCAGGAATTAAAGAGCAAAATTCTCCAAGCTGCCAAGAAGGAGTCGCAGGGCAGTGTTTTGAGGCTCTCGAGCTTGAAAGTTCGTATTAGTGACCTCTGGAACGCTTTGCTGaatgaaaacttcattttcagcttcaaGAATTCAGTGGAGATTGCTGCGTACAAGAAACTGGAAACCGCATTTAGCCAGTGGACCTGGAAGCTGAGGAGTCACATCTTGGACTTGCAAATGAAACTGGACAATAAAATTCGGAATGGGGACTTGCAGAAGGTCACCACAGAACACCTTGAAAAATTAGTGCAAGAGACAAGTGATGCCATcaggagagagatggaaaagtaTTTCACTGAAGACAGAGACTGTGAGATACTGATCCAGTGGAAAGGCAGCACAGAACTGAAGCTGAAAGAACTAAAAGAATCTCTTCTTCTTGAAACTAGAAAGAAGTGTGAGAATCTTATCGAACTAAAGAAGAACCAGTGTAAACTGGATGAAAGGAAGTCAGAGTATGAAAACGAGCTCCTGaaaaggagcagggagctggctcTGTCTCTAAAAGGCCAGAGTCTAAGTGAAAGAGAACTGAGAGACAACTTTATttctctctggacaacctggATTACTGAAgtctcctctgctgctccccctccGGAACAGGTTGATATCGATGTGGAAATAGAAGATGTCCTTCTAGAGCACTTCAAGGAGCCTAACTTACATGCACGAATCAGGACATTTCCCAAACACGGAGCATTTTCTGTTGACTTGAAGAAACAtgtcagtaagaaaaaaaaaggttggcTACCCTCTTGGACTATGAATTTTGATCATGCTGAGGTGAGCAACATAGAACGCATTACAGATAACATCATAGAGTGTGTGAAGGCAAACATTGataagaaggaaagggagaaaagggattACAGTCGAAGTTTTATTCATGAAATACTAAATGAAGTACGGAAAGGTGTGAACTCGGTCCCTAGCAATgccaaatacagttttaataaaGACTACAGCATAGATTTATCACTGCATCTGTGCAGAATGGCAGCAGAAAGGTTTAAAGCCATGCACACAGCattcaaaaaagcaaatgatcCAAGCATCTACCTggagagcaagagagaagaTTTCTTTAAGTGTTTCCAGATTTCCTGCCAGGGAGCCACTTCTATCAcaacatttgctgttttcctgtgtgACAAGATTGTCCCAGCTCTTCGCGAGGCGGTCTATGAGAGGACAGCTCTTGCCATAGCTCGAGACATAAAGGGTAAATTCCCAGATTTCAATGGCAGTAGAGCCTCTCTGGAAGTTTGCATACTGAGATACctggcagaagaagaaaattttgagaATTTCATGCAGTACCTCAAACGCCCACGAGACTTTTTACAGAGATACATTGAGACACGTGTTGAGACGTACTGTTTAGATGGGAACAGGAGGCTGGAGAAGTTTTTAGATGACTCCCTTACTCACTGCTATGAGTGCATCCAGTCAGCTGTTTTTACATCCACCAGGATtgtcaaagacagaaaagacagaaatgacaaaatctCTCTTTGGCTGGATGAATTTTGCAGCGCTCTTGGAGAGGTGCTAAGCTTGCCCAGGACGGAGCTGAAGGGCATTGAGCATCAGGAGATAACAGACATAGAGTTCCTGAATAATGCCATGACGGAAGCACTGGCTCCCCTGAAAGATCACCTCAGGGAAGAGTTTGCTAGTGCCAATATGAGATCATTTGAAAGGCAGCCTCACACAATCCTGGCCGAGCAGtttgcagggtgctgggagcagtgTCCCTTTTGTAGGGCTGTTTGCACAAACACCATACCGAATCACGACGGAGACCATCAGCTTGTCTTCCATCGTCCGCAAGGCTTGACAGGAATCAAGTGGTATAAAACAGACGATCTGGTCATTGATATTTGTTCTAGTTTGGTTGCAAGTGACTGTTTTTTGGTGATTGGTGAAGAGACCCAGTACCCCTACAAGAAATACCGGGATGCAGGACCTCCATATAACACTTGGAAAATTACTCCTGATCCATCAATGCAAGTGTACTGGAAATGGTTTGTGTGTCATTTCAGGTCAGAGCTAGAAAAATGCTACAACGGGAAATTTCAAGGCAAAGGAGAAATCCCTGCTTCGTGGcacaatattaaaaagcaggaaGCACTTGATCAACTGAAGGAGTTTTAG